One Pseudobacteroides sp. genomic window, TATGGACACGGGAAAATTGAAAGCTTTTCAGCACTTATAGAAACAGTTTTACTTTTTATTACCTGTGGATGGATTATTTATGAAGCGGTTGAAAAACTGTTTTTTGGAAAGGGTGCAGAGTTAATTGGAGTTCAATGGGGTGTTTTAACAATGATCATCTCCATAATCGTGGATGTTTCAAGAGTTAAAGTGCTAAAAAAAGCGGCAAAAGAGCATGGAAGTCAGGCATTGGAAGCGGATGCTCTACACTTCAGCAGTGATGTCTGGAGTTCTTCGGTGGTAATTGTCGGCTTGATTTTTGTTGGTATAGGAGATTATTTCAACATTCCAGTACTGAAGTATGCAGATCCGATAGCGGCATTAGGTGTAGCTCTTCTTGTTATAAAGGTTAGCTTCAAGCTGGGTAAGGAAACAATTGATGTACTGCTTGATACTGCACCCAAAGGCATGAAAGAAATCATAGAGAAGGAAGTCAGTAAAATATCTGGCATCCTGCAGGTTGCAGATATTAGAATTAGACCATCGGGAGCAATTAAGTACATTGATGTTAATGTTGGGATAGATCCAAATCAAAGCCACAAGGCAGTTCATTCCATAGTTCATGAAATCAGGGAGAGGATTTCCGAGAAAGTAGAAAGATGTGATATTATGGTCAGCACCTTTCCTCTAAATCGTAGGGCAGAGCTTACAGATTTGAATATAAATCTGACTCTTGAGGAAATAGTTTCACAAATACCGGATTGCTCCAATATTCATAACATTCATGTGTATGACCTCGAAGGCAAGAAAAATATTACTGCACATATAGAATTAACAGAAAATCTTACATT contains:
- a CDS encoding cation diffusion facilitator family transporter encodes the protein MTIDKQKAALSSVFAAVFLTTMKIVVGLFTGSLGILSEALHSGLDLCAAAITFFAVKVSDKPADSKHHYGHGKIESFSALIETVLLFITCGWIIYEAVEKLFFGKGAELIGVQWGVLTMIISIIVDVSRVKVLKKAAKEHGSQALEADALHFSSDVWSSSVVIVGLIFVGIGDYFNIPVLKYADPIAALGVALLVIKVSFKLGKETIDVLLDTAPKGMKEIIEKEVSKISGILQVADIRIRPSGAIKYIDVNVGIDPNQSHKAVHSIVHEIRERISEKVERCDIMVSTFPLNRRAELTDLNINLTLEEIVSQIPDCSNIHNIHVYDLEGKKNITAHIELTENLTLRESHELSHLISNRIQQAMQGIDNVNLYFECAEEVVLTKDITESRSEIVASICETVSKINEDVDCHEIKLYSKGDKISTFLHCGVMGDFTVDKLEVISRTIKNELRKNVNRLENVHIHFEPLEENR